One window from the genome of Pyrobaculum ferrireducens encodes:
- a CDS encoding prephenate dehydratase, whose product MHKPGVAYLGPEKSFTWEAASYLFPHGDLTPCRSITEVFERVESGVVDYGVVPFSNSLEGPVGETIDSLATREVGIAAMGEMRITLCITKKGNPRVVYTHPHAAAQARKATSLLGADVVYTNSTSEAVREFEKCMGDCAVLASPKALEGFEKICGVEDGESYTRFAVVSRAGGAAGERAVLIFAVPNVAGALYKALAPIANRGINMTLIYSRPTRLSPWDYYFVVELEADERLGEAVEEMRRFTTMLKVAGRYNVVKIAP is encoded by the coding sequence ATGCATAAACCCGGCGTGGCCTACCTAGGCCCCGAGAAGTCCTTCACCTGGGAGGCCGCCTCCTACCTATTCCCCCACGGCGACTTGACGCCTTGTAGATCCATTACAGAGGTCTTCGAGAGGGTTGAAAGCGGCGTTGTTGACTACGGGGTGGTGCCCTTTAGTAACAGCCTTGAGGGGCCAGTCGGCGAGACTATAGACTCCCTAGCCACGCGTGAGGTGGGCATAGCGGCGATGGGTGAGATGAGAATCACATTGTGCATCACTAAGAAGGGGAACCCCCGCGTGGTCTACACACACCCCCACGCCGCGGCGCAGGCCAGGAAGGCCACCTCTCTGCTGGGCGCCGACGTCGTGTATACAAACTCCACCTCCGAGGCCGTCAGGGAGTTTGAGAAGTGCATGGGGGACTGCGCAGTCTTGGCGTCGCCTAAGGCGCTGGAGGGTTTTGAAAAGATCTGCGGCGTGGAGGACGGGGAGAGCTACACGAGATTCGCCGTGGTGTCTAGAGCGGGGGGAGCGGCGGGGGAGCGGGCGGTGCTTATATTCGCCGTGCCCAACGTCGCCGGCGCGTTGTACAAGGCCCTCGCCCCCATTGCCAATAGGGGGATAAACATGACGCTCATATACTCGCGGCCGACCCGCCTATCGCCGTGGGACTACTACTTCGTCGTGGAGCTGGAGGCAGATGAGAGACTGGGGGAGGCTGTTGAGGAGATGCGCCGCTTCACCACCATGCTGAAGGTAGCGGGGCGGTACAACGTGGTGAAGATAGCGCCGTAG
- a CDS encoding histone deacetylase family protein, which yields MPKRLLLTHASLGGWVPQKMREMGAEVVEGLGSWDAVGEIHSDVFLRDARRREAEVLAAAAVAEAALGRDGVIFYAGGTAGAGLHASRGAPFNASVFLAKRLGAAVVAVDRHFPWGTWELHLEHKFPLYLVYGGAEGPSRKYLAKRGHDVVAFPLPPGAGDRGFGKVLSYVLREVEGPLVLQLGFDIHRKDPTGYFFASEAFFYRLGEELRGRERFYISIECPSTPAVFTASLSALLSGLEGGGPPPVERYEESGDVLREVDLLLRRARGRLS from the coding sequence GTGCCTAAGCGGCTTCTGTTGACACACGCCAGCCTCGGAGGCTGGGTTCCCCAAAAGATGAGAGAGATGGGAGCGGAGGTAGTGGAGGGTTTAGGATCTTGGGACGCCGTGGGGGAAATCCACAGCGATGTGTTCCTCCGGGACGCCAGGCGGCGGGAGGCCGAGGTCTTGGCCGCCGCGGCGGTGGCCGAGGCCGCCCTCGGCCGGGATGGGGTAATCTTCTACGCTGGTGGGACCGCGGGGGCCGGGCTACACGCATCTAGAGGCGCGCCGTTTAACGCCTCCGTCTTCCTCGCCAAGCGGCTGGGCGCGGCCGTCGTAGCGGTGGACCGCCACTTCCCCTGGGGCACTTGGGAGCTTCACCTAGAACATAAATTCCCGCTGTACCTGGTATACGGAGGGGCCGAGGGGCCCTCTCGGAAGTACCTAGCTAAGAGGGGACACGACGTAGTCGCCTTCCCCCTCCCTCCCGGGGCTGGGGATAGGGGCTTCGGCAAGGTGCTGAGCTACGTACTGCGCGAGGTGGAGGGGCCTCTTGTGTTGCAACTGGGGTTTGACATCCATCGGAAAGACCCCACTGGGTACTTCTTCGCATCCGAGGCGTTTTTCTACAGACTTGGCGAGGAGCTGAGGGGCAGGGAGAGGTTTTATATCTCGATAGAGTGCCCCTCCACGCCTGCTGTCTTCACGGCATCGCTGTCAGCGCTTCTGAGCGGACTGGAGGGCGGCGGGCCCCCTCCGGTGGAGCGGTATGAAGAGAGCGGAGATGTCTTGAGAGAGGTGGATCTCCTACTGAGGCGGGCTAGGGGGAGATTATCTTGA
- a CDS encoding acylphosphatase, whose translation MKRVVVVARGELDLPGVPILKILKGEALRNNVTGEARLVGDTLYAVLEGADESVDRLVKFLPAASPAIKIREIEIREERYRGEYNGFKIISP comes from the coding sequence GTGAAGAGGGTTGTGGTGGTTGCAAGAGGCGAGCTGGACCTTCCCGGGGTGCCAATTTTAAAAATACTAAAAGGCGAGGCCTTGAGAAACAACGTGACGGGGGAGGCGCGCCTCGTCGGAGATACGCTCTACGCAGTGTTGGAGGGCGCCGACGAGTCTGTTGACAGGCTGGTGAAGTTCCTGCCGGCGGCGTCGCCCGCCATAAAGATAAGAGAGATTGAGATAAGGGAGGAGAGGTATAGAGGCGAGTACAACGGCTTCAAGATAATCTCCCCCTAG
- a CDS encoding tRNA(His) guanylyltransferase Thg1 family protein: MDSLKRLLAENPRILEMRYREREAVCEPASIPFAVRLDGVGFGKRLRDFPPPRSRAVHNALVEVAKALASTHGADHAHVVSDEINLLFLRHTPYGGRTFKIISVLAAQASAELTVKLGRPLYFDGRVVKLRDHCDAATYLLFRARVGLNNYVIQEARRAGLVDERTPRIEEMLKKVEVADYELAWGTFLNKEAKYRAESDVCTALAPLCKVC; this comes from the coding sequence GTGGACTCCCTCAAGAGGCTACTGGCGGAAAACCCACGCATCCTCGAGATGAGGTACAGAGAGAGGGAGGCCGTCTGCGAGCCCGCCTCAATACCATTCGCCGTTAGGCTAGACGGCGTAGGCTTCGGAAAGCGGCTGAGAGACTTCCCCCCTCCCCGGAGCCGCGCAGTGCACAACGCATTAGTCGAAGTAGCCAAGGCCCTGGCCTCGACGCACGGAGCGGACCACGCCCACGTCGTAAGCGACGAGATAAACCTCCTCTTCCTCAGACACACCCCCTACGGCGGCCGCACCTTTAAAATCATCAGCGTCCTAGCCGCGCAGGCCTCCGCCGAGCTGACCGTCAAGCTGGGGCGGCCCCTGTACTTCGACGGGAGGGTAGTCAAGCTACGCGATCACTGCGACGCGGCAACCTACCTCCTCTTCAGGGCGAGGGTGGGGCTAAACAACTACGTAATCCAGGAGGCTAGGCGCGCCGGCCTGGTAGATGAGCGCACGCCGCGTATAGAGGAGATGCTGAAAAAGGTAGAGGTTGCCGACTACGAGCTGGCCTGGGGTACGTTTCTAAATAAAGAGGCGAAGTACCGAGCCGAGTCCGACGTCTGCACCGCGCTGGCGCCTCTCTGCAAGGTGTGCTAA
- a CDS encoding carboxypeptidase M32 translates to MIRSETVKQILEHYRVVWALSHAQGLMGWDSETYMPEEGIKGRAVARAEIAQLIQRFMLDEKFVKLVEKAEEERDLTEVERGVVRVLRRDLRFYQRVPPEVVKEFAKVTSEAFVAWRGAKEKAKFELFAPYLEKIVELSRVIADKLGYEEHPYDALLDLYEEGLTSRDVEAVFSVLEPGVKRLLARLESAGWPKRHPLEEVPYERSRVEAAIMEVLELVGYPKGRFRVDVSPHPFTIGITTPFDVRITVRYRGVDFKEPLFSALHEYGHALYELNIDESLAMTPVGTGVSLGVHESQSRFMENVVGRSREFVGKAAPILRRHLDFLSKYSDDDLFYYFNVVRPSLIRTEADEVTYNLHILLRYRLERLLITGEVKVRQLPELWNEEMDRLLGVRPRNDAEGVLQDVHWSHGSIGYFPTYTLGNVVAAMIYFKHGRVRELVAEGNFAALKDYLRERIHRWGSVYPPKELLVKSFGEAYNAEYLISYLEQKYRG, encoded by the coding sequence ATGATTAGGTCGGAGACGGTGAAGCAGATTTTGGAGCATTACAGAGTTGTCTGGGCGCTGAGCCACGCCCAGGGGCTCATGGGGTGGGACTCGGAGACCTACATGCCGGAGGAGGGGATTAAGGGGAGGGCTGTGGCTAGGGCGGAGATTGCCCAGCTTATTCAGAGGTTTATGCTTGACGAGAAGTTTGTCAAGTTGGTGGAGAAGGCGGAGGAGGAGAGAGATCTCACAGAGGTGGAGAGGGGAGTTGTGAGGGTTTTGAGACGGGACTTGAGGTTCTACCAGAGGGTGCCTCCCGAGGTTGTGAAGGAGTTTGCCAAGGTCACGTCGGAGGCCTTCGTGGCGTGGAGGGGCGCGAAGGAGAAGGCGAAGTTCGAGCTCTTCGCCCCCTACCTAGAGAAGATTGTGGAGCTGTCGCGGGTTATTGCGGATAAGCTGGGCTACGAGGAGCATCCCTACGACGCGCTTCTGGATTTATACGAGGAGGGCCTCACGTCGAGGGACGTGGAGGCCGTGTTCTCGGTGCTTGAGCCCGGGGTGAAGAGGCTACTGGCGAGGCTGGAGTCCGCCGGCTGGCCGAAAAGACACCCGCTTGAGGAGGTGCCCTACGAGAGGTCTAGGGTGGAGGCGGCTATAATGGAGGTGCTCGAGCTGGTGGGGTACCCCAAGGGGAGGTTTAGAGTGGATGTGTCGCCGCATCCATTTACCATAGGCATTACGACACCTTTCGACGTGAGGATTACGGTGAGGTACAGAGGGGTGGATTTTAAAGAGCCTCTCTTCTCGGCGCTTCACGAATACGGCCACGCCCTCTACGAGCTAAACATAGACGAGTCTCTTGCCATGACGCCGGTGGGCACCGGCGTGTCTCTAGGCGTCCACGAGAGCCAGTCGAGATTTATGGAAAACGTGGTCGGCAGAAGCCGGGAGTTCGTGGGCAAGGCGGCGCCCATACTACGCAGGCACCTTGACTTCCTCTCGAAGTACTCAGACGACGATCTCTTCTACTACTTCAACGTGGTGAGGCCCAGCTTAATAAGGACGGAGGCGGACGAGGTTACCTACAACCTCCACATCCTGCTCCGCTACAGGCTGGAGCGGCTCCTCATAACGGGGGAGGTTAAGGTCCGGCAGTTGCCTGAGCTTTGGAATGAGGAGATGGACCGCCTGCTGGGGGTGAGGCCGAGGAACGACGCGGAGGGCGTTCTTCAAGATGTGCATTGGAGCCACGGCTCCATCGGCTACTTCCCCACCTACACCCTGGGCAACGTGGTGGCCGCCATGATATACTTCAAACATGGGAGGGTGAGGGAGCTCGTCGCTGAGGGCAACTTCGCCGCCCTTAAGGACTACCTCAGAGAAAGGATACACAGGTGGGGGAGCGTGTACCCGCCGAAGGAGCTCCTTGTTAAGAGCTTCGGCGAGGCCTACAACGCCGAGTACCTGATCAGCTACCTAGAGCAGAAGTATAGGGGTTAG
- a CDS encoding phosphopantetheine adenylyltransferase has protein sequence MKLRFRNVVLGGTFDTLHSGHVKLLATATLVGERILIGLTSDSFASTYKQYKVRPFSTRLANLRNLMSLIAPEREVVYVEIHDPYGPAVSDPRLEAIVASIETAPRALQINDERARRGVRPMEVVVISTVRDGFGHTLSSTYIRRVLEGLRGESK, from the coding sequence GTGAAGTTGAGGTTTCGCAACGTAGTTCTGGGCGGCACCTTCGACACACTGCACTCCGGGCATGTGAAGTTGCTGGCCACTGCCACCCTGGTCGGGGAGAGGATTTTGATTGGGCTCACCAGCGACTCCTTCGCCTCGACCTATAAGCAGTATAAGGTGAGGCCGTTCTCCACCAGGCTGGCTAATTTGAGAAATCTCATGTCGCTGATAGCGCCGGAGAGGGAGGTTGTGTACGTGGAGATACACGACCCCTACGGCCCCGCAGTCTCCGACCCAAGGCTTGAGGCGATTGTGGCCAGTATAGAGACGGCGCCCCGCGCCCTGCAGATAAACGACGAGAGGGCGAGGAGGGGGGTCAGGCCTATGGAAGTCGTGGTAATCTCCACTGTGCGGGACGGCTTTGGACATACGCTCTCGTCCACATACATTAGAAGGGTGCTAGAGGGGTTGAGAGGCGAGTCTAAGTAG
- a CDS encoding M28 family peptidase codes for MAEVYRKCTSYRDLVAGGSGEREFLQWLIAFLDTPSVWFHLSPVEVLAWEDAGTRLEVGDMALRGLALPYSGPASVEGRLVSPDGDVEGNIVVAEFPSDVDDAKYIVIEAARRGAQAVVFSGRPPRRIVVTGEYGYKIDAAPAPIPAASFEDAASYVGKRARLVVETKTRVTYSYSLVAFNSFENTPMISAHWDHWLVGATDNCAGVEAAVLAFSELVADDVPVALGLFTAEEGVAPHVPSFYWAWGSYNYFKKWRPSLLVNIDVVGVGTPRMYAVPYLHESLRGLGPVERPEAYFDSVHYERWGLPSVTISSLRDTWALYHSPLDTNAEVENILYVADLAKRLVKIKPAPPAVRLEDYGLPPADSPHEAWSLVYNYVVVFRDYSHSDIVYTDVFKFLKKAAAEYRRVDLLAGPTLCVGNCENALETYRELALLRLASQPL; via the coding sequence GTGGCCGAGGTGTATAGGAAATGCACATCTTATAGAGATCTTGTAGCCGGGGGGAGTGGCGAAAGGGAGTTTCTGCAGTGGCTCATCGCCTTCCTCGACACCCCCAGTGTCTGGTTCCACCTCTCGCCTGTCGAGGTGCTGGCATGGGAAGATGCGGGGACTAGGCTAGAGGTTGGCGACATGGCTCTGAGGGGGCTGGCGTTGCCCTACTCGGGACCCGCCTCGGTGGAGGGGAGGCTCGTCTCGCCGGACGGCGACGTGGAGGGGAATATAGTAGTGGCCGAGTTCCCTAGTGATGTAGACGACGCCAAATACATAGTAATCGAGGCGGCCAGACGCGGCGCCCAAGCGGTGGTGTTCTCTGGAAGGCCGCCGCGGCGCATTGTAGTTACCGGCGAGTACGGCTATAAGATAGACGCGGCGCCGGCTCCTATCCCCGCCGCCAGTTTTGAAGACGCCGCCAGCTATGTAGGAAAGCGGGCGCGGCTGGTTGTAGAGACGAAGACGCGGGTGACATACAGCTACAGCCTTGTGGCGTTTAATAGTTTTGAAAACACGCCGATGATCTCAGCCCACTGGGACCACTGGCTAGTCGGCGCCACCGACAACTGCGCAGGCGTAGAGGCGGCGGTGCTGGCGTTCAGTGAGTTGGTGGCCGACGACGTGCCGGTCGCCCTCGGCCTCTTCACCGCCGAGGAGGGGGTGGCCCCCCACGTGCCGTCTTTCTACTGGGCCTGGGGGTCGTATAACTACTTTAAGAAGTGGAGGCCGTCGTTACTTGTAAATATCGACGTGGTTGGGGTGGGCACCCCGAGGATGTACGCCGTGCCCTACCTCCATGAGTCGTTGAGGGGTCTGGGCCCCGTTGAGCGGCCTGAGGCCTACTTCGACAGTGTGCACTACGAGAGGTGGGGCCTCCCCTCGGTCACAATCTCGTCTCTCAGAGACACTTGGGCCCTCTACCACAGCCCACTAGACACAAACGCCGAGGTAGAAAACATCCTATACGTAGCCGACCTCGCAAAAAGACTCGTGAAGATCAAGCCTGCCCCGCCCGCCGTAAGACTGGAGGACTACGGTCTACCGCCGGCGGACAGCCCCCACGAGGCTTGGTCCCTGGTGTACAACTACGTAGTGGTTTTCCGCGACTACAGCCACTCAGACATTGTATACACAGACGTTTTCAAGTTCCTCAAAAAGGCGGCGGCGGAGTACCGACGCGTAGATCTACTCGCGGGGCCCACCCTCTGTGTAGGCAACTGCGAAAACGCGTTGGAGACGTACCGCGAGCTCGCCCTACTTAGACTCGCCTCTCAACCCCTCTAG
- a CDS encoding DEAD/DEAH box helicase — protein sequence MDVSELSLDARLIAVLRERGVRELFPPQVEAVRAGIFDGVNVLLCTATASGKSLLAEVASVKAALEGRMALYAVPLKALAQEKLVHFSHYRGLAKIGISTGDFESDDKRLYEYDVVVVTYEKLDSLLRHRPSWLSSVGVVVVDEIHYLGDPKRGPVLESIIAEVRHLGLKTQFIGLSATVGNAGDVARWLGARLVASSWRPVPLREGVYHGGKIYFPDGGQRAVGGAGGEAEVALAIDAVASGGQALIFTSSRSSTVRIAKAVARAVAAHPTKLIDVGEAQALAGAVLGASTSKIIGRELAELVARGVAFHNAGLELEVRRLVEEGFRRGVIKVIVSTTTLAAGVNLPARRVVVADYERFDPAVGREEIPVLEYRQMAGRAGRPGLDPYGEAVIVARSRGEVDYLMERYVRGRVEDVKSHILSGPNLRAHALGAVGGGYARTIDDLVDFFSNTLGYHQVKTSLKSALLRSKVADAVDELVEWGFLERDGDLVYATELGRQVARLYLDPETAARYINLLKAVRRGAISAYLYIVLTAPDFPRVRRGRVSREVAEEVLSALDVEEDEEFEDVVRTVAMLKAWIEEVDEDEIYERFEVAPGDLRVYVDLFEWLGGAAAKLAGVVGLEEHRRGLERVTARVVYGVKEELLELVTALRGVGRVRARVLYNFGYKTLRDVARASVREIASLPGFGEKLAQSVIEQARQLVE from the coding sequence GTGGATGTCTCCGAGTTGTCTCTTGACGCGCGGCTTATCGCTGTGTTGAGGGAGAGGGGGGTTAGGGAGCTGTTTCCCCCGCAGGTCGAGGCGGTTAGGGCGGGGATATTCGACGGGGTGAATGTGTTGCTCTGCACAGCGACTGCGTCTGGCAAGTCGTTGCTTGCAGAGGTGGCGTCGGTTAAGGCGGCGCTTGAGGGGAGGATGGCGCTCTACGCCGTGCCTCTCAAGGCGCTGGCCCAGGAGAAGCTTGTCCACTTCTCCCACTACAGAGGGCTGGCGAAGATCGGCATATCCACCGGCGACTTTGAGTCAGACGACAAGAGGCTCTACGAATACGACGTCGTGGTTGTGACATACGAAAAGCTGGACAGCCTCCTCCGCCACAGGCCAAGCTGGCTGAGCTCAGTCGGCGTTGTCGTGGTGGACGAGATCCACTACCTGGGCGACCCCAAGAGGGGGCCAGTCCTCGAGTCGATAATAGCCGAGGTGAGGCACCTCGGCCTCAAGACGCAGTTTATCGGGCTCAGCGCCACGGTCGGCAACGCGGGTGACGTGGCTAGGTGGCTGGGGGCTAGGCTCGTGGCGTCTAGCTGGCGCCCCGTCCCGCTCCGGGAGGGGGTCTACCACGGGGGGAAGATCTACTTTCCCGACGGCGGCCAGAGGGCTGTAGGCGGGGCCGGCGGAGAAGCAGAGGTTGCCCTCGCGATAGACGCCGTGGCTAGCGGCGGGCAGGCCCTGATCTTTACAAGTAGCAGGTCGTCCACGGTGCGCATCGCGAAGGCCGTGGCGCGGGCCGTGGCGGCCCACCCGACTAAGCTTATCGACGTGGGGGAGGCGCAGGCGCTGGCGGGGGCCGTCCTCGGCGCCTCCACCAGCAAGATCATTGGGAGGGAACTCGCCGAGCTGGTGGCGAGGGGAGTGGCCTTCCACAACGCGGGGCTGGAGCTGGAGGTCAGGAGGCTGGTCGAGGAGGGGTTTAGGAGAGGCGTCATTAAGGTAATTGTCTCCACCACCACCCTAGCCGCCGGGGTGAACCTCCCGGCGAGGCGCGTCGTCGTGGCGGACTACGAGAGGTTTGACCCCGCGGTGGGGAGGGAGGAGATACCGGTGCTTGAGTACAGGCAGATGGCGGGCCGCGCCGGCAGGCCCGGCCTGGATCCGTACGGCGAGGCTGTTATTGTGGCTAGGAGCAGGGGCGAGGTGGATTACCTCATGGAGAGGTACGTGAGAGGGAGGGTGGAGGATGTCAAGTCTCACATACTCTCCGGGCCTAACTTGAGGGCCCACGCCCTGGGGGCCGTGGGCGGGGGCTACGCCAGAACTATCGACGATTTGGTGGATTTCTTTTCCAACACCCTGGGGTACCACCAGGTGAAGACTTCTCTAAAGTCGGCGCTTCTCAGATCTAAGGTGGCCGACGCCGTGGATGAGCTGGTGGAATGGGGCTTCTTGGAGCGAGACGGCGATTTGGTATACGCCACGGAGCTGGGGAGACAGGTGGCTAGGCTCTACCTCGACCCCGAGACCGCGGCGAGGTACATAAACCTGCTTAAGGCGGTGAGGCGGGGGGCGATCTCGGCATATCTGTATATAGTTCTGACGGCGCCAGACTTCCCCAGGGTGAGGCGGGGGAGAGTCAGCCGGGAGGTGGCTGAGGAGGTCCTCTCGGCGCTGGATGTTGAGGAGGACGAGGAGTTTGAAGACGTGGTGAGGACCGTCGCGATGCTGAAGGCGTGGATCGAGGAGGTTGACGAGGACGAGATCTACGAGAGATTCGAGGTGGCTCCGGGGGACCTCAGGGTGTATGTAGACCTCTTTGAGTGGCTTGGGGGCGCCGCGGCGAAGCTAGCCGGCGTGGTGGGGCTTGAGGAGCATAGACGCGGCCTTGAGAGAGTCACGGCGCGCGTCGTCTACGGCGTCAAGGAGGAGTTGCTTGAGCTAGTCACGGCGTTGAGGGGGGTCGGGAGAGTTAGGGCGAGGGTGCTCTACAACTTCGGCTACAAGACGCTTAGAGATGTGGCGAGGGCCTCCGTGAGGGAAATAGCGTCTCTACCTGGCTTCGGCGAGAAGCTCGCCCAGTCGGTCATAGAACAGGCGAGGCAGCTGGTGGAGTAG
- a CDS encoding sulfurtransferase TusA family protein has translation MKIYEIKGPCPELGMTLARLVAELGEGEEAKLVSRWRYVLSDLKSVAGDMGIEIVSVEERGDLVEVLVRRRGQGRRP, from the coding sequence ATGAAAATTTACGAGATCAAGGGGCCCTGTCCCGAACTAGGCATGACCCTGGCCAGACTCGTGGCAGAGCTGGGAGAGGGGGAGGAGGCCAAGCTTGTAAGCAGGTGGCGCTACGTATTAAGCGACTTGAAGAGCGTGGCGGGGGACATGGGGATAGAGATAGTCTCCGTGGAGGAGCGCGGCGACTTAGTCGAAGTTTTGGTTAGAAGGCGAGGACAAGGTCGGCGTCCCTAG
- a CDS encoding AAA family ATPase, producing MSLNGCSIPKWPVAGEAYRLGGRSWQRAVESLVKLTSAFPMAVLLGRAGMGKSQVAYEVCKKTSCIYVDLTEVGERSMANIAAIVAWRLLSRYGDRGGAKNRIVEVYRKFGYEGLASLARGDPAWTLRSALELAGTRTVVVLDELLPSAEDPKFFEVAYIMHRIRNMNLPNSSFLVTMLPEVYEKIVERIPPLGNFFIHITVQLPDVIPEEEVEDIVSAYCPEKAELARKIVAERPDITVRELLLELNNMPSRRYVELVPAD from the coding sequence GTGAGTTTAAACGGTTGCTCTATCCCGAAGTGGCCGGTGGCGGGGGAGGCATATAGGCTGGGCGGCAGGTCTTGGCAGAGGGCTGTTGAGTCGCTTGTAAAGCTGACGTCGGCGTTTCCCATGGCCGTCCTCCTGGGAAGGGCCGGCATGGGGAAGTCCCAGGTGGCTTACGAGGTGTGTAAAAAGACTAGCTGTATATACGTCGACTTGACGGAGGTGGGCGAGAGGAGTATGGCCAACATCGCGGCGATCGTCGCGTGGAGGCTTTTGTCTAGATACGGGGATAGGGGAGGCGCGAAGAACAGAATAGTGGAGGTCTATAGGAAGTTCGGCTACGAGGGGCTTGCGTCGCTCGCCAGGGGGGACCCCGCGTGGACTCTGAGATCAGCGCTGGAGCTGGCCGGCACGAGGACGGTGGTGGTGCTGGACGAGCTCCTACCCTCGGCGGAGGACCCCAAATTCTTCGAGGTGGCCTACATAATGCACAGGATAAGGAACATGAACCTGCCCAACTCCTCGTTTCTAGTGACCATGTTGCCTGAGGTTTATGAGAAGATTGTGGAGCGCATACCCCCGCTCGGCAACTTCTTCATCCACATCACTGTACAGTTGCCAGACGTAATCCCCGAGGAGGAGGTTGAGGACATCGTCTCGGCCTACTGCCCGGAGAAGGCAGAGCTGGCTCGTAAAATCGTCGCCGAAAGACCCGACATAACTGTGCGCGAGTTGTTGCTGGAGCTCAACAACATGCCCTCGAGGAGATACGTAGAGCTTGTACCGGCGGATTAG
- a CDS encoding DsrE/DsrF/DrsH-like family protein → MPKAVIMLADNDIARAYHALVIALSARALGYEVHLFATGLGALIFSRRPRSRLIGLPLLASLYIRWKMRKIGAKRLEELAAECLRSGVYVYVDEPVTKMLGVTPMDGVAVAGSLTFLALARDADLVLAF, encoded by the coding sequence ATGCCTAAGGCTGTGATAATGCTGGCCGACAACGACATCGCCCGCGCCTACCACGCCCTGGTTATCGCCTTATCGGCCAGGGCGCTTGGGTATGAGGTCCACCTATTCGCCACGGGGCTCGGGGCGTTGATCTTCAGCAGACGGCCGAGGAGTAGGCTCATAGGCCTTCCCCTGCTCGCCTCTCTTTACATAAGGTGGAAAATGAGGAAGATCGGCGCTAAGAGGCTTGAGGAACTCGCCGCCGAGTGTCTGAGAAGCGGCGTCTATGTCTACGTGGACGAGCCGGTGACGAAAATGCTCGGCGTGACGCCCATGGACGGCGTCGCCGTGGCGGGATCTCTGACTTTCCTCGCCTTGGCTAGGGACGCCGACCTTGTCCTCGCCTTCTAA
- a CDS encoding peroxiredoxin, with protein sequence MKFPELELTAHTGEIVAPARAPKAVVYFFPKAFTTGCTRETIRFNELYDKFREKGYEVFGVSTDSVETLKKFAEKYGVRFKLLSDKGGRLASQLGILRPTGTAERVTYILNGGEVVHVLRGLKSADEHADRALELAK encoded by the coding sequence ATGAAGTTTCCCGAGTTGGAACTCACGGCGCACACCGGCGAGATCGTCGCCCCGGCCAGGGCGCCCAAGGCCGTGGTCTACTTCTTCCCCAAGGCGTTTACCACAGGTTGCACCAGGGAGACTATACGCTTTAACGAGCTCTACGACAAGTTCCGCGAAAAGGGATACGAGGTCTTCGGCGTCTCCACCGACAGCGTCGAGACTTTGAAAAAATTCGCCGAGAAATACGGCGTTAGGTTTAAACTACTAAGCGACAAGGGGGGCCGCCTCGCCTCTCAACTCGGCATTTTGAGGCCAACGGGGACGGCGGAGCGCGTCACCTACATACTAAACGGGGGAGAGGTGGTGCACGTGCTGAGGGGACTCAAGTCGGCGGACGAACACGCCGACCGCGCCCTGGAGTTGGCCAAATGA
- a CDS encoding endonuclease III domain-containing protein, with translation MSSEFIKLVDKAVELRLEEFVAPVVWREGGNLFELLVAVVLSQNTSDKNAFRAFTNLKKRLGGVTPEALLALSTEELEELIRPAGMHRQRARNLKALADAFIKLGITPQRLVEMGPGEARRLLLSLPGVGEKTADVVLVNLGLPAFPVDTHITRIAKRWGVGDRYGQISRWFMEMVPPERYLEIHLKLIQFGRYVCKARDPRCGVCPIGERCPSYRSAGRSSAT, from the coding sequence ATGTCCTCCGAGTTCATAAAGCTGGTAGACAAGGCCGTGGAGCTACGGCTGGAGGAGTTCGTCGCCCCCGTCGTCTGGAGAGAGGGGGGCAACCTCTTCGAGCTCCTAGTGGCCGTGGTGTTGAGCCAAAACACGTCGGATAAGAACGCCTTCCGCGCCTTTACAAATCTAAAGAAGAGGCTGGGGGGCGTGACGCCTGAGGCGTTGCTGGCGCTGTCCACGGAGGAGTTGGAGGAGTTAATTAGGCCCGCCGGCATGCACCGGCAGAGGGCGCGCAATCTGAAGGCGCTGGCTGACGCCTTCATAAAGCTCGGCATTACCCCCCAGAGGCTTGTCGAGATGGGGCCCGGGGAGGCTAGGAGACTCCTCCTAAGCCTGCCGGGTGTGGGGGAGAAGACGGCTGACGTGGTGTTGGTAAACCTAGGCCTGCCGGCTTTCCCCGTGGACACGCACATCACACGTATAGCAAAGCGCTGGGGGGTCGGCGACAGATATGGACAAATCAGCAGGTGGTTCATGGAGATGGTCCCCCCCGAGCGCTACCTAGAGATACACCTGAAGCTGATACAATTCGGCAGGTATGTATGCAAGGCGAGGGATCCCAGATGCGGCGTGTGTCCTATAGGAGAGAGGTGCCCCTCTTATAGATCAGCCGGCAGGTCATCGGCCACCTAA